Proteins encoded in a region of the Synechococcus sp. BIOS-U3-1 genome:
- a CDS encoding NAD(P)H-quinone oxidoreductase subunit 4, whose product MDANLPLSAASDSGFPWLSLIVLLPAAAALLMPLLPGEDQNTSPIPRNFTIAVLLADLGLMIAAFSRHYDPLDSQLQLVERVNWVPAIGLEWSLGADGLSAPLVVLSGLVTLLTVAASWNITHKSRLYFALLLVQASAQALVFLSQDFLLFFLAWELELVPVYLLIAIWGGQNRQYAATKFILYTALASLLILISGLAIANSGDSFTLNMTEMAQRSSGGSFGLLCYLGFLVGFGVKLPIFPLHTWLPDAHGEANAPVSMLLAGVLLKMGGYALLRFNVQMLPEAHLVLAPALIILGIVNIVYGALNAFAQDNVKRRIACSSVSHMGFVLVGIGAVDALGLSGSMLQMISHGLIAAAMFFVTGCFYERTKTLSIPNMGGLAKALPITFAFFLASSLASLALPGMSGFISEITVFLGITSQESFTTFFRVTTIVLAAIGLVLTPIYLLSMCRRVFFGPRIPALAFVKDMRPREVVIGLTLLVPTLVIGIWPRIAMDLYEASTDALASDLASHTVVAARALLPTG is encoded by the coding sequence ATGGACGCCAACCTGCCGCTGTCGGCTGCGTCCGACTCAGGGTTCCCCTGGCTGTCGCTGATTGTGCTGCTTCCTGCAGCGGCAGCGCTGTTGATGCCACTTCTCCCCGGAGAAGACCAGAACACCTCACCGATCCCACGCAATTTCACGATTGCCGTTCTGCTGGCTGATCTCGGCCTGATGATCGCTGCGTTCAGCCGTCACTATGACCCGCTGGACAGTCAGCTACAGCTGGTGGAACGCGTCAACTGGGTCCCTGCCATTGGTCTGGAGTGGTCCCTGGGAGCCGATGGACTTTCAGCTCCACTCGTCGTGCTTAGCGGTCTGGTCACGTTGCTGACCGTGGCCGCCAGCTGGAACATCACCCATAAATCAAGGCTGTATTTCGCACTGCTGCTCGTTCAGGCCTCCGCACAGGCCCTGGTGTTTCTGTCCCAGGACTTTCTGTTGTTCTTCTTGGCCTGGGAGCTGGAGCTGGTGCCGGTGTATCTGCTGATTGCCATCTGGGGCGGCCAGAACCGTCAGTACGCAGCGACCAAATTCATCCTGTACACAGCTCTGGCGTCCCTGCTGATCCTGATCAGCGGACTGGCCATTGCCAACTCTGGCGACAGCTTCACCCTCAACATGACAGAGATGGCCCAGCGCTCCTCTGGAGGCAGCTTCGGCCTGCTCTGCTACCTGGGCTTCCTGGTGGGTTTCGGTGTGAAATTGCCGATTTTCCCTCTGCATACCTGGCTGCCAGATGCCCATGGCGAAGCAAACGCTCCGGTCTCAATGCTGCTCGCCGGTGTGTTGCTCAAAATGGGCGGCTACGCGCTGCTGCGCTTCAACGTGCAGATGCTCCCGGAAGCCCATCTGGTGCTTGCCCCGGCTCTGATCATTCTCGGGATCGTCAACATTGTCTATGGCGCTCTCAACGCCTTCGCTCAGGACAACGTGAAGCGCAGGATTGCCTGCAGCTCAGTGAGTCACATGGGCTTCGTGCTGGTAGGGATCGGAGCCGTGGATGCTCTCGGTCTCAGCGGATCCATGCTGCAGATGATCAGCCATGGTCTGATCGCAGCGGCGATGTTCTTCGTGACGGGCTGCTTCTACGAGCGCACCAAGACACTCTCGATCCCCAACATGGGCGGGCTGGCAAAAGCTCTGCCGATCACATTCGCCTTTTTCCTTGCCAGCTCCCTAGCCTCATTGGCCTTACCGGGCATGAGCGGCTTCATCAGCGAGATAACAGTGTTCCTCGGCATCACCAGCCAGGAAAGCTTCACCACCTTCTTCCGAGTCACGACCATCGTTCTGGCAGCTATTGGGCTTGTTCTCACTCCCATTTACTTGCTGTCCATGTGCCGGAGAGTGTTTTTTGGACCACGAATCCCTGCCCTCGCCTTCGTAAAGGACATGCGTCCTCGGGAGGTAGTAATAGGACTCACACTGCTTGTCCCGACACTGGTGATCGGCATCTGGCCTCGGATCGCAATGGATCTCTATGAGGCTTCCACCGATGCCCTTGCTTCCGATCTGGCGAGTCACACCGTTGTTGCTGCTCGTGCCCTTCTCCCCACCGGCTGA